A portion of the Diprion similis isolate iyDipSimi1 chromosome 4, iyDipSimi1.1, whole genome shotgun sequence genome contains these proteins:
- the LOC124405612 gene encoding protein lev-9-like — MKLCVVSLALLVLGAQVHRSESKFRKQALADDEDEGDDFEDDEEEEYNDSYRKTEIDDDGRIYKNPRNSPSAMCPRDEEQADRLGQKCLRKCSTDEDCKSKKKKCRCDGACGMSCIKPDRECPELSDIEHGGMTVAGKFFGDAVRYTCDPGFFVVGLAEQTCRADGHWTGITPVCKKDPNSFCAEPPQVKNARSNALLEQTTFDLDSTIRYFCHHGYATDGFPTAKCLMKNRAPASWFGPDISCKPRDCGPPANIPNGWHAGECYTYDCRVSYHCEDGHDLVGRPEKICLADGTWIPKEMPQCVQVTSVQCPPPKDPPNGRAVYTSCAYNSVVSYECKYGFTIVGDATRRCGADKNWSGQPPICQEINCGPPGILYNGWIENIESGTGLGASIIFRCNPHMTLEGNTSSVCQIDGTWRYPVPRCLAPCIVPSVDKGHIWVASDKNRVNNVSVVEHGEKLTVVCESGYEFVANKTPIVCHNGSWAVIPSCTPARCKQMPRTPKNGMVIAPKTEHGMRAVFKCKDGYELQGDSKFVECNFGNWTGEIPHCHEVFCPFPGYITNGKVLIVGNMGVYDLRPYVRKIVNNKQIMYDCDRGFVLSEGPPGATCIGGYWSPRELPKCIPGQHPRLRWSRRRRSIAGSHRRSNSSLPYKKVIDFFRRITKKVLHLGAGKKPRGHASHKTNGKHRWQSSSGNDSTNSTWKWEFFGRGKNETGVSREKMINFLEIIYQKMAHVDAKQRRKPTNFSMHELLNVFSINSLHVDLEEALKNASVKNGTGPVFRVESQKEFAKYRRGFERIVRFYSRRESRQKLKKCGTYHGDDDDGKRLVKPGKHKHKHNGKGKYKSFYKFLNNYLEDKLSNAQAKNTTAELIKRMNIDIFTIKNGTTIAISDVYAFFKHIIENKLNVDDVNGINEAKSVGTTEASSDSTINTNATVPLTVSSTVTPRENSIRNNEIPPHVAKNNTVKNRGDRIRDTPKETSVSFRKRKLLSLDYPLSNKKSESQFNGPDNQSSRRSKSGQLTLNELEAQQQNRLKRFLTPSEIENQIFLKNLYLTAYEDEYRANVKRSIIQSNRTHPSLYEMRGRRDPLVEYKRK; from the exons ATGAAACTTTGCGTCGTGAGCCTCGCGCTCCTCGTCCTCGGTGCGCAAGTCCACCGGTCGGAATCGAAATTTCGGAAACAGGCGCTGgccgacgacgaggacgagggcGACGACTTCGAagacgacgaggaggaggagtacAACGATAGTTATCGGAAAACCGAGATCGACGACGACGGGAGGATATACAAAAACCCGCGAAATTCACCCTCGGCGATGTGTCCGCGGGACGAAGAGCAGGCTGACAGGTTGGGGCAAAAGTGTCTAAGAAAGTGCTCGACGGACGAGGATTGCAAgagcaaaaagaagaaatgtcGATGTGACGGTGCCTGCGGTATGTCGTGTATAAAACCGGACCGCGAGTGTCCGGAATTGAGTGACATTGAACACGGAGGGATGACCGTCGCCGGCAAGTTCTTCGGCGATGCGGTTCGATATACCTGCGATCCTGGTTTCTTCGTGGTGGGTCTTGCCGAGCAGACTTGCAGGGCCGACGGACATTGGACCGGAATCACGCCGGTTTGCAAAAAAGATCCAAACTCCTTCTGCGCCGAACCACCGCAGGTCAAGAACGCCAGGAGCAACGCTCTCCTCGAACAGACGACCTTTGACCTCGACAGTACGATCAGATATTTCTGCCACCACGGCTACGCCACCGACGGCTTCCCCACCGCCAAGTGTCTGATGAAAAATCGCGCTCCGGCAAGCTGGTTCGGACCAGACATATCCTGCAAGCCAAGAGACTGCGGGCCACCCGCCAACATCCCCAACGGATGGCACGCAG GTGAATGCTACACGTACGACTGTCGCGTTTCATATCACTGCGAGGATGGCCACGACCTGGTGGGCAGACCCGAGAAGATCTGTTTAGCGGATGGAACCTGGATACCAAAGGAAATGCCACAGTGCGTTCAG GTGACTTCGGTGCAGTGTCCACCCCCGAAAGATCCCCCCAATGGAAGGGCAGTCTATACTTCATGCGCCTACAACTCGGTCGTATCATACGAATGCAAGTACGGCTTTACGATTGTCGGAGATGCGACAAGAAGATGCGGCGCAGACAAGAATTGGTCAGGACAGCCACCCATTTGCCAAGAAATAAACTGTGGCCCCCCGGGGATCCTGTACAACGGATGGATCGAGAATATCGAATCAG GTACCGGGCTGGGTGCCAGCATAATATTTCGTTGCAACCCGCACATGACGCTGGAAGGCAACACGTCGTCGGTGTGTCAGATCGACGGCACGTGGCGTTATCCGGTTCCGCGGTGTCTGGCCCCCTGCATCGTGCCGAGTGTGGACAAGGGGCACATTTGGGTGGCGAGCGATAAAAACCGGGTGAACAACGTGAGCGTGGTTGAACACGGAGAGAAGCTGACGGTGGTGTGCGAGTCGGGGTACGAGTTCGTCGCCAACAAGACGCCGATCGTCTGTCACAACGGCTCTTGGGCTGTGATTCCGAGCTGCACCCCAGCGAGGTGCAAGCAGATGCCGAGGACCCCGAAAAACGGAATGGTCATCGCCCCGAAAACGGAGCACGGAATGCGCGCCGTGTTTAAGTGCAAAGACGGATACGAGCTGCAGGGTGACTCGAAATTCGTCGAGTGTAATTTCGGCAATTGGACCGGAGAGATTCCGCACTGTCACGAAGTGTTTTGCCCCTTTCCGGGCTACATAACGAACGGCAAGGTTCTGATCGTCGGCAACATGGGCGTCTACGATCTCCGGCCGTACGTGAGGAAGATCGTCAACAACAAGCAAATCATGTACGACTGTGACCGAGGATTCGTACTCAGCGAGGGACCGCCGGGGGCGACTTGCATCGGTGGCTATTGGAGTCCCAGAGAACTGCCCAAGTGTATACCTGGTCAGCATCCGAGACTGAGATGGAGTCGTCGGCGCAGATCGATCGCCGGATCGCACAGGAGATCGAATTCTAGCCTGCCCTACAAGAAGGTCATTGACTTCTTCAGGAGGATAACTAAGAAGGTGCTGCACTTGGGAGCGGGGAAAAAGCCGCGGGGCCACGCGAGCCACAAGACAAACGGGAAACACAGATGGCAGTCCAGTTCAGGTAACGACTCGACGAACAGCACCTGGAAGTGGGAATTTTTTGGTCGTGGTAAAAACGAGACGGGTGTGAGCAGGGAGAAGATGATCAATTTTCTGGAAATCATTTACCAGAAAATGGCACACGTCGACGCGAAACAACGGCGCAAGCCGACCAACTTCAGCATGCACGAACTACTCAATGTTTTTAGCATCAATTCGCTTCACGTCGACCTGGAGGAGGCCCTTAAAAATGCATCCGTGAAAAACGGCACTGGCCCGGTATTCCGGGTCGAGAGTCAGAAGGAATTCGCCAAGTACAGAAGAGGCTTTGAGAGGATTGTCAGATTCTACAGCAGGAGAGAGAGCCGCCAGAAGTTGAAAAAGTGCGGCACTTATCACGGGGATGACGATGATGGAAAACGGTTGGTCAAACCTGGAAAGCACAAGCACAAGCACAATGGTAAGGGTAAATACAAAAGCTTCTATAAGTTCTTGAATAATTACTTGGAAGACAAATTGTCAAACGCTCAGGCCAAGAATACTACGGCCGAACTGATTAAGAGAATGAACATAGATATATTTACTATTAAGAATGGTACGACAATCGCGATCAGCGATGTTTACGCGTTTTTCAAACATATCATAGAGAATAAATTAAACGTCGATGATGTAAACGGAATCAATGAAGCGAAGAGCGTCGGGACGACGGAGGCCTCGAGCGATTCAACGATCAACACAAACGCGACGGTTCCACTTACTGTATCGTCGACGGTAACTCCGAGGGAAAATTCGATTCGGAACAATGAAATTCCGCCCCACGTAGCGAAGAATAATACGGTGAAAAACCGTGGCGATCGAATTCGAGACACTCCCAAGGAGACGAGTGTCTCGTTTCGGAAAAGGAAATTACTTTCCCTCGACTATCcgttgagtaataaaaaatctgagtCGCAATTCAACGGGCCGGATAACCAATCGTCTCGAAGATCCAAGTCCGGACAATTGACTCTGAACGAGCTTGAGGCCCAGCAGCAGAATCGTTTGAAGCGATTTCTTACTCCTTCGGAAATTGAGAACCAAATATTTCTTAAGAATTTATACTTGACCGCCTACGAAGACGAGTACAGGGCGAATGTAAAACGGTCCATTATACAAAGCaatcgaacccatccaagtcTGTACGAGATGCGGGGTCGTCGGGATCCCCTTGTCGAGTATAAGCGCAAGTAA